In Candidatus Omnitrophota bacterium, a single window of DNA contains:
- a CDS encoding iron-containing alcohol dehydrogenase has translation MEKIGIITFHGPKFVFFGSGAAQRIPRGNAVVSPSVYRHFPALIKNIDPDPVLFSRASSTGEPCEEDILKLAGVLRKKIKSSPELPVIAVGGGSVIDGVKLALCVAACPGLTFEKIYNEGIPCGNYPRLIAAETTSGTGTAVTSVAVVTKKDNVKRGVVSPYLIPDEAYYDSDFIASLPADVFASSAMDALTHAVEAYVSTIENIPADTMALKAAEMLGKNVLAGYKGSAEAREQAHCGNMMAGQAFSNARLGLCHALAHSIGGRFGVAHGRINAILLPSVIDYNFPEAFEKYDRIASSLAIAHGGLAEYIRELNSKMGIDNSLSFLGAKFEAMIDDIAAEAAVSSLMAVNPRPADNGKIAEFLRVLYSK, from the coding sequence ATGGAAAAAATCGGAATAATAACATTTCACGGGCCGAAGTTTGTTTTTTTCGGGTCCGGCGCGGCGCAGCGTATCCCGCGCGGAAACGCCGTGGTGAGTCCCTCGGTATACAGGCATTTTCCGGCGCTGATTAAAAACATTGACCCGGATCCTGTTTTGTTTTCCCGTGCGTCCTCAACCGGCGAGCCCTGCGAAGAAGACATTTTAAAGCTTGCCGGGGTTTTGAGAAAAAAAATAAAATCTTCTCCGGAGCTGCCCGTGATAGCCGTCGGCGGCGGCTCTGTCATAGACGGGGTGAAACTCGCTCTGTGCGTAGCGGCTTGTCCGGGGCTGACTTTTGAAAAAATTTATAATGAAGGCATTCCCTGCGGAAACTATCCCCGGCTGATCGCCGCGGAAACTACATCCGGCACCGGTACAGCTGTTACGAGCGTGGCCGTTGTGACAAAAAAAGACAATGTTAAAAGGGGCGTCGTCTCGCCGTATCTTATACCTGATGAGGCTTATTATGACAGCGATTTTATAGCGTCTTTGCCCGCGGATGTTTTCGCTTCATCCGCCATGGACGCTCTGACCCATGCCGTTGAGGCCTATGTTTCAACCATAGAGAATATCCCCGCGGACACAATGGCTCTTAAAGCTGCGGAGATGTTAGGGAAAAACGTGCTTGCCGGCTATAAAGGTTCCGCCGAAGCGCGCGAACAGGCGCATTGCGGAAACATGATGGCAGGGCAGGCTTTCTCAAACGCCAGGCTGGGCCTCTGCCACGCTCTCGCGCACTCCATAGGCGGGCGTTTCGGCGTCGCTCACGGCAGAATAAACGCTATTCTTCTCCCCTCGGTGATAGATTACAATTTTCCCGAAGCCTTTGAAAAATATGACAGGATAGCGTCTTCTCTGGCTATAGCGCACGGAGGTCTGGCGGAATATATAAGAGAACTCAACTCAAAAATGGGGATAGACAATTCGCTGTCTTTTCTGGGCGCGAAATTTGAAGCTATGATAGATGATATAGCCGCCGAAGCCGCAGTGTCTTCCCTTATGGCGGTCAATCCCCGGCCGGCTGATAACGGCAAAATCGCGGAATTTCTGCGGGTTTTATACAGCAAATAA